The genomic segment CAGGTCCTAGGCGGAGCTTCGAAGGCATAGCCGTCGCTACGTCGAGGAGCTCCAACGACGGAGATGGGGCCGTGCCACCGTAACCCACACACTCCTTTGTCCTTTCAGCCATGGTGTTCGGCACATGGCGGTTGCGCGGTTGATCCATCGTCTCTCCTCGTCGCCGTAGCAAGGCTACGACTCCTCGTCGTTCCTTGCCTGAACGCGCGCAAGCACCATGTGCGCGGCCCACCTCCCTTTCCGATCACCCTTCTATGCCCGAGTCGCCGAAGTCTGCAAGTCCCGCAGGGCCTGCCACGCTCTTTCGGCGAGTTCGTCTCTTCGTTCGAAGTCGTATGAATGGACCGGGATCGGAGTCCCGAATCGGATTCGAATAACGCCCGCGCGGACCAGAATCCCGTTTTTCCTCATCACGTCTCTGGACCCGATGACCGCAGTCGGAACCACTTCGGCGCCGGCCTGAATCGCCAGAACGAACGCGCCCTTCTTGAACGGCTGCAGTTCGCCCGTCGGCGAGCGTGTCCCTTCAGGAAACATGATGACGGTTGGACCGTCATCTTCCAACCTCTGACGTGCGATCTCCAGCGATTCCAAGGCGAGGTCACGGTCGCCGCGATCGATGAAGATGTGCCCGCAAGCTCCGACCGCCCTACCGAAGAAGGGTATCCGCGCAACCTCTTTCTTCGCCACGAACACATATGGACCGGGACAGAAACCGGTCAAGGCGAGAGGGTCGAACCAGGACGTGTGATTCGCCACCACGACCTGCGGTGCCG from the Gemmatimonadota bacterium genome contains:
- a CDS encoding 1-acyl-sn-glycerol-3-phosphate acyltransferase, whose amino-acid sequence is MIRLLALLALGIPATIWYATRIVWAVYRNAANADCVCAEVPRTWSRLMLRIAGVRVEVEAAENIHSAAPQVVVANHTSWFDPLALTGFCPGPYVFVAKKEVARIPFFGRAVGACGHIFIDRGDRDLALESLEIARQRLEDDGPTVIMFPEGTRSPTGELQPFKKGAFVLAIQAGAEVVPTAVIGSRDVMRKNGILVRAGVIRIRFGTPIPVHSYDFERRDELAERAWQALRDLQTSATRA